The following coding sequences are from one Enterococcus sp. 4G2_DIV0659 window:
- a CDS encoding helix-turn-helix domain-containing protein, whose amino-acid sequence MRIKGDIIRSVRKQKKLSQVTLAAGICTQGTISNIENKNVCDSLEILDAICKRLNLSLESVLDDNDEKKLTNLLNHVEKLCNTLKHKEAYSLLKETPINVADFQNKELEVRWFYFMGITNLLGFNNTTDSLFYFYRADELGDVNSIYAILSVNSLGIVYEMANELDKAQVYYEKSIDMLNKMTTVMPIEATKIFYNTAKFYSLIKNYDEAYRLASQGMALNQTYQSLYMLDILAYEVAFNDFMRTPDLAAPDYTSAKVFASFNDNHHLLTAIANDEKTLLR is encoded by the coding sequence ATGAGAATCAAAGGAGACATCATCCGTTCAGTAAGAAAACAAAAAAAATTGTCGCAAGTCACTTTAGCAGCAGGTATTTGTACTCAAGGAACCATTAGTAATATTGAAAATAAAAATGTCTGCGATAGTCTTGAAATCCTTGATGCAATTTGTAAAAGGTTAAACCTCAGTCTAGAAAGCGTATTAGATGATAATGATGAAAAAAAGCTAACAAATTTATTAAATCACGTAGAAAAATTATGCAACACATTAAAACATAAAGAAGCATACTCTTTACTAAAAGAGACACCAATCAATGTTGCTGATTTTCAGAATAAAGAATTAGAAGTACGCTGGTTTTATTTTATGGGTATTACTAATCTTTTAGGTTTCAATAATACAACAGATAGTTTGTTTTATTTCTATAGGGCAGATGAACTTGGTGATGTAAATTCTATCTACGCAATTTTATCCGTAAATAGCTTAGGAATTGTTTATGAAATGGCTAATGAATTGGATAAAGCTCAAGTTTACTATGAAAAATCAATTGATATGCTAAACAAAATGACTACTGTTATGCCAATTGAAGCTACAAAAATATTTTATAATACAGCTAAATTCTATTCACTGATCAAAAACTATGATGAGGCTTATCGTTTAGCCTCACAAGGAATGGCTTTGAATCAAACGTACCAATCACTGTATATGCTAGATATTCTCGCTTATGAAGTTGCATTCAATGATTTTATGCGAACACCTGATTTAGCTGCACCTGATTATACTAGTGCAAAGGTTTTTGCTTCGTTTAATGATAATCACCACTTACTAACTGCGATTGCTAATGATGAAAAAACCTTACTCCGTTAA
- a CDS encoding lytic polysaccharide monooxygenase, protein MKKVMLKTVLTLSLLVGGLSIASTVTHAHGYVSSPGSRAYFGSSQGGKLNKNVGRAEWEPQSIETFKNTFISGKLASAGVSGFEPLDVQTADRWYKSDITTGPLALKWTLTARHRTSTWDYYMTKQGWDPNQPLDIKNFELIGQIDDKATIPETTVNHTITVPTDRKGYHVIYAVWNVYDTANAFYQAIDVNVK, encoded by the coding sequence ATGAAAAAAGTAATGCTTAAAACAGTTCTTACACTAAGTTTACTGGTAGGAGGATTATCTATTGCCTCTACTGTCACACACGCTCATGGATACGTTTCATCACCAGGAAGTCGTGCTTATTTTGGTAGCAGCCAAGGCGGAAAGCTTAACAAAAATGTCGGCAGAGCTGAATGGGAACCTCAAAGTATCGAAACATTTAAAAATACATTTATTTCAGGAAAATTAGCAAGTGCGGGTGTTAGCGGCTTTGAACCATTAGATGTCCAAACTGCGGATCGTTGGTATAAATCAGATATTACAACAGGTCCTCTTGCCCTTAAATGGACATTGACCGCTCGCCACAGAACATCTACTTGGGATTATTATATGACAAAACAAGGATGGGATCCTAATCAACCTTTGGATATTAAAAATTTTGAATTGATCGGACAAATTGATGATAAAGCAACGATTCCAGAAACAACCGTTAATCATACAATCACTGTTCCAACTGACCGTAAAGGTTATCATGTGATTTACGCTGTCTGGAATGTCTATGACACAGCTAATGCCTTTTATCAAGCCATTGACGTAAATGTAAAATAA
- a CDS encoding chitinase — MKIKQLIPHFLLLSGILAANIFVTTPVNAADSASEMVNVTNKKVLVGYWHNWASKGKDGYKQGTSANISLAEVNKAYNVVPVSFMKSDGINRIPTFAPYNKTDADFRKDVGALNSQGRTVLLALGGADAHIQLKTGDEQAFADEIIRQVETYGFDGLDIDLEQSAITAGDNQTVIPTALKKVKDYYKAQGKTFTITMAPEFPYLKPGGAYEKYLTSLDGYYDYIAPQLYNQGGDGVWVDEINKWIPQSNDALKYEFLYYMSDSMIHGTRTFLKIPNNKLVLGLPANNDGAGSGYVIDPTAVYKTFGQLAKDGNPIKGLMTWSANWDVGTNSSGVPYNNEFANRYVQLLQ; from the coding sequence ATGAAAATCAAACAACTTATTCCTCATTTTTTATTACTTTCGGGTATCCTTGCTGCAAATATATTTGTAACAACACCTGTGAATGCTGCCGATTCTGCAAGTGAGATGGTCAATGTTACGAACAAAAAAGTCCTTGTTGGTTATTGGCACAATTGGGCTTCTAAAGGAAAAGATGGCTACAAACAAGGAACTTCTGCCAATATTTCATTAGCAGAAGTAAACAAAGCGTACAATGTTGTTCCTGTTTCTTTTATGAAAAGTGACGGGATTAACCGTATTCCAACATTCGCACCTTACAATAAAACAGATGCAGATTTTCGTAAAGATGTAGGAGCACTCAACAGTCAAGGGCGAACTGTTTTACTTGCTTTAGGTGGTGCAGATGCACATATCCAATTGAAAACTGGGGATGAGCAAGCTTTTGCTGATGAAATTATTCGCCAAGTAGAGACGTATGGATTTGACGGATTAGATATTGACTTAGAACAGTCAGCGATTACTGCTGGAGACAATCAAACCGTTATTCCAACAGCGTTGAAAAAAGTTAAAGACTACTATAAAGCACAAGGAAAAACATTCACTATTACAATGGCACCTGAATTTCCCTATTTAAAACCAGGAGGCGCATATGAAAAATACCTAACTTCCCTAGATGGCTATTATGACTATATTGCACCTCAGCTATACAATCAAGGTGGGGATGGCGTTTGGGTGGACGAGATCAATAAATGGATTCCACAAAGCAATGATGCGTTGAAATATGAATTTCTTTATTATATGTCTGACTCAATGATTCATGGCACGCGAACATTCTTGAAGATTCCAAATAATAAATTGGTGCTTGGTCTTCCTGCCAACAACGATGGTGCCGGAAGCGGGTATGTCATTGATCCAACGGCTGTTTATAAAACGTTTGGTCAATTAGCCAAAGACGGAAACCCAATCAAAGGGTTAATGACTTGGTCTGCTAATTGGGATGTAGGGACTAATTCCAGTGGTGTTCCTTATAACAACGAATTTGCTAATAGATATGTTCAACTTTTACAATAG